GTCATTATTAACTTTTATAAACCAAACTTTATTTACTGTTCTGTAGtttaattgttgaaaaaaatagtaataaaaaaaaatgaaaaggatATTATTaattcaatagcatcaatgtTTAAGGGCTTGGACCTTATTATCGCAAGCAGATGAAGCCGTGTCAAATACTTAAGTGAGCAAAGTATTTTCGCCTGCAGAAGTCATGCTCCGAAAGTCACACATGGCATGTATATATAGaatacttcatggaaagtgcACGCATATGGTGTTTACGCACGAGTTGTGGCGTATCAGAAATCGAacaagtgagcgaagcgaacgagtgagatttctgatacaaaacaaCGAGTGTGTAAAcaccgtacaaagcactttccatGTGGTATTATGTTTGTTATATACCTACATACTGAGATTGAACACCCTCCTTAAATTATGAcaagctttatttaaacaaatgtgGTCAAACaacaatcactgaaagaaagcaGCTTCGTAAAAAGCGAAAAAGctcaaataaaatccaaaacttatgaaataaagTTGGCTTATCTGAATTCTCCTCCATCTTCACGTCTGACAGAGCGAATAAATTCTGCTAGATATCTGTCGAGGTCCTCTGGAGTAATTGCTGACAACTCTCGCTCTTCCTTTTCAAAAGTTTTACGTCTCGCGTAGTTTTTCcttgtgtgtttttgttttcaagactttCGACGTTCTCTTCTACCGAAGAATCGTGGATAACGAAACGCTTTTCACTCATGGCTTTCGTCGAGACAGGAACTTTCAACATTAACGATGGAAGAAATGCGAATAAAAACTATTTGCTCTCTTCAGACTTGCAAAGCGATGGCTTGTGCGGTGTACGAACCGCGCCAACCAGCATTGAATGAAAACTTCAACTTGCCGTACGGCTCACACGTGAAAAAACATGATACGCGGCtcctgattggacgtatcgcTTTTCTCACATGTGGGAAAAGCGATACgcgacatttgattggtttacatcgGTTTGCGAACGAAAATTTACTCTGCGGCTTTTCACTGTGTAAATCTTAGTATGTGTATAGTAAagtgtaacacaataccatttctTGTGTTACAGTTTAATATCCTACCTTGGGGAAAACGGCACTATTTCTTTTCTACTTAATCCTGTAGATTGATAGATGTTTCATATTAAAGTttacacagttagaaatcctgtacacaATGTGTATTCCATTTTCCAACAGTCTGCCATCCAAGCATgatctaccatcgcaacagaaAGAAATATAATATCATAGCGTTCACAGCGCGCTCTAATTGGCTGCTTGAACTTCGGATATCcttcctttgctattcacctcccaGCAGGTCGCACGGGATTTgcctaaaaaaataaaaggtggtggatatttacctcggcacttcgcggctcggtaaatatccaccactagccacctccacttctgTGAATAGCTGCTAAATATTTTCAGTGAAAAGCTGTGGTAaaccgtgtagaccgtttcatataaatgttaTAAATGTGTAACCAGAACAAATTTGTTCAGTTTTGAATCTCGTTACTGGGTTGCAAACCCAGTCGGCATCTGTGTTTCATTTCTCCGGtttctggaatcttaaaaacggcgagtaatggacttcTACAAGAATCTTTCCCCCGTCGAGTCGGGTATTGGCGACTGGAACGAGGCACGAAAGATGGCGGTCACACCGAAAGTGTGCTCGTAGTATCTTGTCAGTGCCGCAGCCTCAGTGGTGGTTAAAATATACCGTTAAGTCTATTTGAAATGCCTGACGAATCATCTAAGAAAAAGGGAACCGCGGAAAAGGGTAGGAAACGAACAAGAGAGGGAAGCTCGCAAACGGATGAAGAAGACGCGTCCGACCAACATCACAAGCATGGATTCAAGAAGTGCCTCGAGGCTACAAACTCGAGGCTCTCCGGTATTGAAGAGAAACTCAACACGCTATTAGCTATACTGCCCGAGCTGGAAAATTATAATCAGAGGATTACTCTTcttgaagaagaaaataaagcCCTCCAAACGAGTTTGGAAAACTCACAAGCAGAGATAGAAGACCTAAGAGCCCTcgttgatggtgttaatcttaAGCAAGAAGCAGCTAACACTTCTAGCGAACGCATCGAGCATGAAATCAAAGAGCTGCACCGCCGACATGTTAAACTCGAATGTCACAGTCGTAGAGGAAACTTGTAGTTCTTTGGAATAAAGAACGTGAAcgtgaaaacgaaacaaacaATGACACTGAACTCGCCCTAAGAGAATTCATGCGTACGAAGCTAAAGATTCTTCCAGTCGac
This portion of the Montipora capricornis isolate CH-2021 chromosome 11, ASM3666992v2, whole genome shotgun sequence genome encodes:
- the LOC138023480 gene encoding uncharacterized protein, whose product is MPDESSKKKGTAEKGRKRTREGSSQTDEEDASDQHHKHGFKKCLEATNSRLSGIEEKLNTLLAILPELENYNQRITLLEEENKALQTSLENSQAEIEDLRALVDGVNLKQEAANTSSERIEHEIKELHRRHVKLECHSRRGNL